In Topomyia yanbarensis strain Yona2022 chromosome 2, ASM3024719v1, whole genome shotgun sequence, one DNA window encodes the following:
- the LOC131680851 gene encoding uncharacterized protein K02A2.6-like produces MTQKEGESVTHFARRLRHQANLCEYGDALNMRITEQIFDGSCSNTLREAILKKRLVDLANIIEEGRVLETINSNQQEAVGEDSASVNKVRSEMKSAAHRCFRCGSSGHYANDKKCPARKKTCDKCGLIGHFKKLCKTKKPAVDKKKKVRQVADSEEESHSECEDYVSDNESDASDIYHIFSTATRERKKFSSGSDDKYNTKVKCLVGGVPLQWTVDSGASVNLIDEYTWNKLKQNGCKVSFETNETRKKTGSIREIFVVNGQGASLLGKTSSIDLGVLKINCDVLKITEEKSVKIGKAKDLLVTINIDRKIYPVQQPCRRLPIPLQKTVDEEIQKLLEQGIIEPVTGKITWASPLVVTPKDGGRRVRLCVDMRRANAAIIPQRHPLPTFEELMPYLDGCKYFSKIDLNQAFHQLELDPESREITTFVSTKGYYRFKRLMFGMNCAAEIFQRELERILKGLDGVVHFIDDILVFGRSKVEHDRRVAAVMKRLISCGLTINEDKCQWGRKSVTFLGHELSQDGILPTEQKVSAVKSFRCPETSEEVRSFLGLVNYVGKFIPNLSTITTPLREITRKGVKFQWTDEANKSFVNIKDALSNPQHLGFYNAESDTTLVVDASATGLGAVLLQSDEGKRQVISYASRSLSKTEQKYSVLDKEAMAIYWGIGRFKTYLRGKDFTVVTDHKPLVKIFSVDSAPNARQQRWVLQLQGYRYKLVYAPGKTNIADPLSRLAQCSAYRSSDRDCESDLCATIECALPTTMSMTEVIQGSEDDEEFRKIRDAINSGKWSSELKRYLPFQNELCCMNQIILRLNKIVIPERLRAKVLDLAHSGHPGSNKMKRRLRASVWWPGIDKDVEKRCKMCRECQAVGRSPNPEPLQIRAMPAKPWSHLSGDFLRPLPNGKFLFVLVDYYSRYCVVEIMSTTTSAMIIQRLERIFTRLGLPDVLTTDNAANFCSQEFRDFCVDNGIKLAHTTSYWPAANGEVERQNRSILKALRIGQMKGELLERSLQEYLYMYTVTPHSVTGVSPAELMFGRRFRDKFPQVSDNSILRDEIRDRDLIHKYHAKMYRDKRVNALESNIGIGDQVLMKNQHRVNKLAPNFHAKPAVVIGRNGSSVTIQTEEGEIFRRNSSHLKRIHQDSSNPQSGQRNSTGIQDATSTADLTSIIEGRTQLQGVDEVNRKQTEPSPTRMTETAGVSIRPRRQSKVPVKYQDYDM; encoded by the exons ATGACTCAAAAAGAAGGTGAAAGTGTTACTCATTTCGCGAGGCGGTTGCGACACCAAGCTAATTTGTGTGAATATGGTGACGCGTTGAATATGCGCATAACAGAACAAATCTTCGATGGAAGTTGCTCAAATACGCTGCGTGAAGCAATTTTGAAAAAGCGGCTTGTTGATTTAGCAAACATAATCGAAGAAGGGAGAGTGCTTGAAACGATCAACTCGAACCAACAGGAGGCCGTTGGCGAAGATTCTGCTAGTGTAAACAAAGTGAGAAGTGAAATGAAAAGTGCTGCTCATCGTTGTTTCCGTTGTGGGTCGTCGGGACATTATGCGAATGACAAGAAATGTCCAGCCCGTAAGAAGACATGCGACAAGTGCGGGTTGATTGGACATTTTAAAAAGTTGTGCAAAACGAAGAAACCGGCCGTGGATAAAAAGAAGAAAGTGCGTCAAGTAGCGGATTCTGAAGAGGAGTCACATTCTGAGTGCGAAGATTATGTAAGCGATAATGAGAGTGACGCGAGTGATATCTACCACATATTTTCGACCGCGACGCgcgaaagaaaaaaattcagcagTGGAAGCGACGACAAATACAACACCAAAGTTAAGTGCCTAGTAGGTGGTGTTCCACTACAGTGGACGGTGGATTCAGGGGCATCGGTTAATTTGATCGACGAGTACACGTGGAATAAGCTAAAACAAAATGGATGTAAAGTAAGTTTTGAAACGAACGAAACACGGAAAAAAACTGGTAGCATACG TGAAATCTTCGTAGTTAATGGCCAAGGCGCAAGCTTGCTGGGAAAAACGTCTTCAATTGACCTTGGAGTGCTGAAAATCAATTGCGACGTGTTGAAGATTACGGAAGAAAAATCAGTGAAAATTGGAAAAGCAAAGGATTTGTTGGTGACAATCAACATCGATCGGAAAATATACCCGGTACAGCAACCATGTCGACGATTGCCAATACCGTTACAAAAGACTGTGGATGAAGAAATCCAGAAACTTCTTGAGCAAGGTATTATCGAACCAGTTACAGGTAAGATCACCTGGGCATCCCCTTTGGTTGTGACACCTAAAGATGGTGGACGCAGAGTACGGTTATGCGTGGACATGCGCAGAGCAAATGCTGCTATCATTCCCCAGCGCCATCCATTACCTACTTTCGAAGAGCTGATGCCGTATTTGGATGGCTGTAAATATTTCTCGAAGATAGATTTAAACCAAGCATTTCATCAGTTGGAACTCGATCCGGAGTCACGAGAAATCACTACGTTTGTTTCTACGAAGGGGTACTATCGTTTCAAAAGATTAATGTTTGGAATGAATTGTGCCGCTGAAATTTTCCAACGAGAGCTTGAGAGAATCCTTAAAGGTTTGGATGGAGTAGTGCACTTTATCGATGACATTTTAGTATTCGGACGTTCAAAGGTTGAGCACGATAGACGAGTAGCTGCGGTCATGAAGCGACTAATAAGCTGTGGACTAACCATTAACGAAGACAAATGTCAGTGGGGACGGAAGAGCGTTACATTCTTGGGTCACGAGCTATCACAAGATGGTATATTACCCACTGAGCAGAAAGTTAGTGCAGTTAAATCGTTCAGATGTCCAGAAACATCAGAAGAAGTACGTAGCTTTTTAGGACTTGTTAATTATGTGGGCAAATTCATCCCAAATTTGTCGACTATCACTACGCCGCTCCGCGAAATTACACGTAAAGGAGTCAAATTCCAGTGGACTGATGAAGCAAACAAATCATTCGTTAATATTAAGGACGCTCTTTCCAATCCGCAACATCTGGGATTCTACAACGCGGAAAGCGATACTACGCTAGTCGTCGATGCAAGCGCGACAGGTCTGGGGGCGGTTCTACTGCAGAGTGATGAAGGTAAACGGCAGGTAATCAGCTACGCTAGTAGGAGTTTGTCTAAAACTGAACAGAAATACTCGGTGTTAGATAAAGAAGCAATGGCAATTTACTGGGGAATAGGGCGTTTTAAGACGTATCTGAGAGGGAAAGACTTCACAGTGGTCACAGATCATAAACCGTTGGTCAAAATATTTTCTGTCGACTCCGCTCCCAACGCCCGTCAGCAAAGATGGGTGCTTCAACTACAAGGATATCGATATAAACTAGTGTATGCTCCTGGAAAAACTAATATAGCCGATCCGTTGTCGCGATTAGCGCAATGTAGTGCATATCGTAGCAGTGATCGTGATTGTGAAAGCGATCTATGTGCCACTATTGAATGCGCTTTACCGACAACGATGTCGATGACGGAAGTCATCCAAGGGTCAGAAGATGATGAAGAGTTCCGGAAAATACGTGATGCAATCAACTCAGGAAAATGGAGCAGTGAACTGAAGCGATATCTGCCATTTCAAAACGAACTATGCTGTATGAATCAAATTATTTTGCGATTGAATAAAATAGTGATTCCGGAACGACTTCGTGCAAAAGTTTTGGATCTTGCTCATAGCGGGCACCCAGGCAGTAATAAAATGAAACGTCGATTGCGAGCATCCGTGTGGTGGCCAGGAATAGACAAGGACGTGGAGAAAAGGTGCAAAATGTGTAGAGAATGCCAAGCAGTTGGAAGGAGTCCTAATCCAGAGCCACTTCAAATTCGAGCTATGCCAGCGAAGCCTTGGAGTCATCTGAGCGGGGATTTCCTCAGGCCGCTTCCTAACGgcaaatttctttttgttctAGTAGACTACTATAGCCGGTATTGTGTTGTGGAGATAATGTCTACCACAACATCTGCGATGATAATACAGCGACTGGAGCGCATTTTTACTCGGCTTGGACTGCCAGACGTGTTGACTACAGACAACGCAGCTAATTTCTGCAGTCAAGAGTTCAGGGATTTCTGCGTAGATAACGGAATCAAACTTGCTCACACCACATCGTATTGGCCAGCCGCAAATGGTGAAGTGGAGCGGCAAAACCGGTCGATCCTGAAAGCGCTAAGAATTGGACAGATGAAAGGAGAACTTTTGGAACGTAGTCTACAAGAATACCTGTACATGTACACGGTCACACCTCATTCTGTGACAGGCGTATCACCAGCTGAGTTAATGTTCGGCAGAAGGTTCAGAGACAAGTTTCCACAAGTGAGCGATAACTCAATATTAAGGGATGAGATCAGGGACCGAGACCTGATTCACAAGTATCACGCAAAAATGTATCGGGACAAAAGGGTCAATGCACTGGAATCAAATATCGGTATCGGAGATCAGGTTCTTATGAAAAACCAACATAGAGTGAACAAGCTAGCTCCGAACTTTCATGCAAAACCGGCAGTGGTGATCGGTAGAAATGGGAGCAGCGTAACAATTCAAACTGAGGAAGGAGAGATATTCCGCAGAAATTCCTCGCACTTGAAGAGGATCCACCAAGACTCGAGTAATCCGCAGAGTGGGCAGAGAAATTCTACAGGTATACAGGACGCTACAAGTACGGCTGATTTAACATCCATTATTGAAGGAAGAACTCAATTACAAGGAGTAGATGAAGTGAACCGTAAGCAAACCGAACCCTCTCCTACTCGTATGACAGAAACTGCGGGGGTTTCAATACGTCCTAGGCGTCAATCTAAAGTGCCTGTAAAATACCAAGACTACGATATGTAG